Proteins encoded together in one Aminipila butyrica window:
- a CDS encoding tripartite tricarboxylate transporter permease, whose amino-acid sequence MDAMLIHDLMWGVGGALLGGIIFSFMGLISGTDETATIAPLTLLIILLGFPPVAIFGFFMAAAVSKHMTHAIPTALMGVPGDTMAVPLLEHANVLRRLGVPHMALRKMISGAIVGAVIALPVSIGFATLLAPFGDLVKAWAPIIFIIAALIIAYTSKGKWASIFVLIPFAVFLQGLIKMAVAAEHSVSISIFLGIAIGPMFADIVTLLSPVTRQMLLRKAPREFWLAPELKSWKGYFPNPLKILSPKQTGFTLLGAGISSLTFTFSPVGMTVMAGEIISSKVKGTYQRLTTTLSVMNAVTESTYIAEVVIPLVAFGIPLSPVALGPAGPLFNAAPIFSSDPVNNLHTLMTPSQFMLFGFISILVAYLVAYPFSMNYARKASVMVLKNISQEAIICMFMGLIIVLSFYEAGLVGILVSLTIGIFGGILNKFFGVHTGVQFMTFYASSWLVLQLFGI is encoded by the coding sequence ATGGACGCGATGTTGATTCACGATCTCATGTGGGGCGTGGGGGGCGCTCTGCTGGGCGGTATTATCTTTTCCTTTATGGGTTTAATCTCTGGTACGGATGAGACGGCTACTATAGCCCCTTTGACTCTATTGATTATCCTATTGGGCTTTCCCCCGGTGGCTATCTTTGGATTCTTTATGGCTGCCGCGGTATCAAAGCACATGACCCACGCCATTCCTACAGCCCTTATGGGTGTACCAGGGGATACCATGGCCGTTCCGCTGCTAGAGCATGCCAATGTCTTGCGGAGGCTGGGCGTGCCGCACATGGCGCTGCGAAAGATGATATCCGGTGCCATTGTCGGTGCCGTTATTGCACTACCCGTATCCATTGGCTTTGCGACCCTGCTGGCACCTTTCGGCGACTTGGTAAAGGCCTGGGCACCCATTATCTTTATCATCGCTGCCTTGATTATTGCCTATACATCAAAAGGGAAGTGGGCTAGTATCTTTGTCTTAATTCCTTTTGCCGTATTTCTGCAAGGGCTGATTAAGATGGCTGTGGCAGCAGAACACTCAGTATCCATTAGTATTTTCTTGGGCATCGCTATTGGCCCCATGTTTGCTGACATCGTGACGCTGCTTTCACCAGTCACCCGGCAGATGCTTCTTCGAAAAGCACCTCGGGAATTCTGGCTGGCACCGGAGCTGAAGTCTTGGAAAGGGTATTTCCCAAACCCTTTAAAAATCCTTTCACCGAAACAGACCGGATTTACGCTCCTCGGTGCAGGTATTTCTTCTCTGACTTTTACCTTCAGCCCGGTAGGTATGACGGTAATGGCTGGAGAAATCATATCTTCCAAGGTTAAAGGCACGTATCAGAGACTAACCACGACTTTGTCGGTAATGAATGCGGTAACGGAATCTACCTACATAGCAGAAGTCGTTATCCCCTTGGTGGCCTTTGGTATTCCTTTGAGCCCGGTAGCACTGGGACCGGCAGGACCGCTGTTTAACGCAGCACCTATCTTTTCCAGCGATCCAGTGAACAACCTGCATACCCTGATGACTCCGTCTCAGTTTATGCTTTTCGGATTTATCAGTATCTTGGTAGCGTACTTGGTGGCCTATCCGTTTTCCATGAACTACGCCAGAAAAGCTAGTGTCATGGTTCTGAAAAATATCAGCCAAGAAGCCATTATCTGCATGTTTATGGGCTTGATTATTGTTCTTTCCTTCTATGAAGCTGGACTGGTGGGGATTCTCGTTTCCCTCACCATTGGTATTTTTGGAGGAATTCTGAACAAGTTCTTCGGCGTTCACACTGGTGTTCAGTTCATGACCTTCTACGCATCCAGTTGGCTGGTATTGCAGCTGTTTGGGATTTAA
- a CDS encoding hydroxymethylglutaryl-CoA reductase, degradative: MKTSSYSGFYKLSPAERLAEVSEFSGISQADQEVISQPGALDMDKADHMIENVIGTFQLPMGVALNFMINGKDYVIPMVTEEPSVVAAASNAAKMARDGGGFFASNSGSVMIAQVQILDVPDPNAAKIRIYENKAKIIEICNEKDPILVQHGGGMQDLDVRIINSAVGHMVVVHLHVNTLDAMGANAVNTMAEAVAPFLEEVSGGTVHLRILSNLAVHRLARSRVHIKKEAIGGEDVVNQIITAYAFAAADPYRAATHNKGIMNGIVPVVLATGNDTRAIESGAHAYASRSGQYTSLTTWEKDQNGDLVGTIELPMAVGLVGGATKIHPTAQVAVKMLGVKSAAELGEIIASVGLAQNLAAIKALATEGIQRGHMSLHARNLASVTGAKGDILDKIVDKMVKEKKVRLEYAQELLKEYTK; encoded by the coding sequence ATGAAAACCAGCAGTTATTCAGGATTTTATAAATTATCCCCGGCAGAGAGATTGGCAGAAGTAAGTGAATTTTCAGGAATTTCCCAGGCAGACCAGGAGGTTATCAGCCAGCCCGGAGCACTGGATATGGATAAGGCAGACCATATGATTGAAAACGTCATCGGTACCTTCCAGCTGCCCATGGGCGTAGCATTAAACTTCATGATAAATGGCAAGGACTACGTGATTCCCATGGTGACAGAGGAACCATCGGTGGTGGCTGCGGCCAGCAATGCTGCCAAGATGGCTCGAGATGGCGGAGGCTTCTTTGCCAGCAATTCTGGTTCTGTGATGATTGCTCAGGTGCAGATTTTAGACGTGCCGGATCCCAATGCCGCTAAAATTCGTATCTATGAGAATAAGGCGAAGATTATAGAAATCTGTAATGAGAAGGACCCCATCTTAGTTCAGCACGGCGGCGGCATGCAGGATTTGGATGTGCGGATTATTAACAGTGCTGTAGGCCACATGGTCGTAGTGCACCTCCATGTGAATACCTTAGATGCTATGGGCGCCAATGCCGTAAACACCATGGCTGAGGCGGTAGCTCCATTCCTGGAGGAAGTCTCCGGCGGGACGGTACACCTGAGGATTCTGTCTAATTTGGCTGTGCACCGTCTGGCTCGTTCCCGTGTACATATTAAGAAGGAGGCCATCGGAGGCGAAGACGTGGTGAATCAGATTATTACCGCCTACGCCTTTGCGGCAGCAGACCCATACCGGGCGGCTACGCACAATAAGGGCATTATGAACGGCATCGTACCGGTGGTCTTGGCGACGGGAAACGATACCAGAGCCATCGAATCGGGAGCACATGCGTATGCTTCCCGCTCTGGGCAGTACACGTCGTTAACTACTTGGGAAAAAGATCAGAACGGAGATTTAGTGGGAACCATTGAACTGCCTATGGCTGTAGGCTTGGTAGGTGGTGCTACGAAGATTCACCCGACGGCTCAAGTAGCGGTAAAAATGCTGGGGGTAAAGAGTGCTGCGGAGCTGGGAGAAATTATTGCTTCCGTAGGCTTGGCCCAGAACCTGGCAGCCATTAAGGCGCTGGCCACAGAAGGTATTCAGCGGGGCCATATGTCTCTCCATGCTAGAAATCTGGCTTCTGTAACCGGAGCAAAAGGAGACATCCTGGATAAGATTGTAGATAAGATGGTAAAGGAGAAAAAGGTAAGATTGGAATATGCCCAAGAGCTGTTGAAAGAATATACCAAATAA
- a CDS encoding AtuA-related protein produces the protein MAQVYLNQLAHGRSGDKGDTSNICVYARDPKDYEFLKRILTVERVKSHFGDMVQGEITRYEVDSLHGFNFVMKHALGGGATHSLRLDSLGKSMGSAFMRMKIDTEE, from the coding sequence ATGGCACAGGTATATTTAAACCAGTTAGCTCACGGCAGATCTGGAGACAAGGGGGACACCAGCAACATTTGTGTGTATGCGCGGGATCCCAAGGATTATGAGTTCTTAAAGCGGATATTAACCGTGGAACGGGTGAAATCCCACTTTGGAGATATGGTACAGGGTGAAATTACTCGCTATGAGGTGGATAGCCTCCATGGCTTCAATTTTGTCATGAAGCACGCCTTGGGCGGCGGGGCTACCCATTCTCTGCGGTTGGATTCCTTGGGCAAATCTATGGGCTCAGCTTTTATGAGAATGAAAATTGATACAGAGGAATAA
- a CDS encoding acyclic terpene utilization AtuA family protein: protein MDGKKIRIGGGQGFWGDSNDAAIHMIKKGNLNYMACDYLAELTLSIMQRQKNRNPEAGYARDFIDLVRIIGKEGYEKGIKIISNAGGMNITGAVKAIEQTAMDQGLSGYKIGYVVGDDMKDRIPALKAQGLDFKNIDHDGDFSEIEDKILNANVYFGHEPIVACLEQGADIVVTGRAADSALFLAPLKHEFGWAADDYDNLARGIMAGHLLECGGQGAGGNFDYDWRAVPRMDELGFPIAELTEQEMFITKAEDCGGLISEQSCKEQFLYEVHDPANYITPDVNVDISHATLTQSGDNRVKVGNIKGKTRPDNLKLSIGYHAGYKVETYLSFAWPDAYEKAQYAADILMKKMKRKGLKAEEIRIDYLGLNALHLGVASMDPELVKNMNEVVLRIAVRTLEKSEAMKLVPEISPLQLNGPPGASFFGGRAKVQEVIGLWPTFIPRSVVELKSNILEVK from the coding sequence ATGGACGGTAAAAAAATTCGTATAGGAGGCGGTCAGGGTTTCTGGGGAGACAGCAACGATGCCGCCATCCATATGATAAAAAAGGGCAATTTGAATTATATGGCCTGTGATTATCTGGCAGAACTGACCTTATCCATCATGCAGAGGCAGAAGAATCGGAATCCAGAAGCCGGATATGCAAGAGACTTTATCGATTTAGTAAGAATCATCGGTAAGGAAGGTTATGAAAAGGGCATCAAGATTATTTCAAATGCCGGAGGCATGAACATCACCGGAGCCGTCAAGGCTATTGAACAGACTGCTATGGATCAAGGCCTTTCTGGATATAAGATTGGTTACGTTGTGGGCGACGACATGAAGGACCGGATACCAGCGCTGAAGGCGCAGGGTCTGGATTTTAAAAATATCGATCACGACGGCGATTTTTCAGAGATTGAAGACAAAATACTAAATGCCAACGTCTACTTTGGACACGAGCCCATTGTGGCGTGTCTGGAACAGGGGGCAGACATTGTGGTCACAGGCAGAGCTGCAGATTCGGCCTTGTTTTTAGCTCCGTTAAAGCACGAATTTGGCTGGGCTGCCGACGATTATGATAATCTGGCCCGGGGCATTATGGCTGGTCATCTGCTGGAATGCGGCGGCCAGGGAGCGGGCGGCAACTTTGACTATGATTGGAGAGCTGTTCCAAGAATGGATGAACTGGGCTTTCCGATTGCGGAGCTGACAGAGCAGGAGATGTTTATCACCAAGGCGGAGGATTGCGGCGGCTTGATCAGCGAGCAGAGCTGCAAGGAGCAATTCCTGTATGAGGTTCACGACCCAGCCAACTACATTACACCGGACGTAAACGTGGATATCAGCCATGCAACCCTGACTCAATCCGGCGACAATCGGGTTAAAGTGGGCAATATCAAGGGCAAGACCAGGCCCGATAATTTGAAGCTGAGTATTGGCTATCATGCCGGCTACAAGGTAGAGACGTATCTAAGTTTTGCTTGGCCGGATGCTTACGAGAAGGCGCAGTATGCAGCAGATATCCTGATGAAGAAGATGAAGCGCAAAGGCTTAAAGGCAGAAGAAATTCGCATTGATTACTTAGGTCTGAATGCACTGCACTTAGGGGTGGCCAGCATGGACCCTGAACTGGTAAAGAACATGAATGAGGTGGTCTTGCGAATCGCTGTGCGGACTCTGGAGAAATCAGAAGCGATGAAGTTAGTACCGGAGATTTCTCCATTGCAGCTGAACGGTCCTCCCGGAGCAAGTTTCTTCGGCGGACGGGCTAAGGTGCAAGAAGTTATCGGTTTGTGGCCGACCTTTATTCCGAGAAGCGTCGTAGAGCTGAAATCGAATATTCTGGAGGTGAAATAA
- a CDS encoding sigma-54 interaction domain-containing protein: MRLGDLMNVWKAGEDSGPGKDHNINSDKRGKSLCMDTCLQELTLEELKSYAPVIGVTDAAGQKVGQVEKDLLLYLLSMSASWMLAEIMDRFQEAVIAIDRHGRIFYLNSSYSKILGVSLGRLIGRDIRQVEPGAEIINVLEKKIPVFQEKQYIKTLDKYVSARIYPLERGSEFLGVVSIFQDTTVEVKLGEAVAKANEIALNYQRQAEAQEQMSRLEIIGKSPAFMKTVSQALIVAKTEASVLIKGENGAGKEMIAKIIHENSGRKTKPMILVNCAAIPENLIESELFGYEEGSFTGAKAGGKMGKFELANGGTLFLDEIGDMPMAMQAKLLRVLQAGEIEKIGRQRNIPVNVRLIAATNQPLEQMIQEKTFRQDLYFRLNIVEIDVPSLKERREDIGLLANHFLQVYNRRYEKKLTFSHEVLTFLHTYSWPGNVRELKNCMEYAVIMCSGELFGISHLPPHMKQLVGSEEAAGAEVMELAGASVQPVGQSYQGGPLREALGALEKKILIEAIAQNRGSKVRAMKELEVSKRTFYRKLKEYGINGSEKDT; the protein is encoded by the coding sequence ATGCGACTAGGAGACCTGATGAACGTCTGGAAGGCTGGAGAGGACAGTGGACCAGGAAAGGACCACAACATAAATTCGGATAAGAGGGGAAAAAGCTTGTGCATGGATACCTGTCTTCAAGAGTTGACATTGGAGGAACTGAAATCCTATGCTCCGGTGATTGGCGTGACAGATGCGGCGGGGCAGAAGGTGGGTCAGGTGGAGAAGGACCTGCTGCTGTACCTGCTGTCCATGTCAGCCAGCTGGATGCTGGCTGAAATTATGGACCGATTTCAGGAGGCGGTCATTGCCATTGATCGCCACGGGCGGATATTTTATCTGAATAGTTCCTATTCTAAAATACTGGGGGTTTCCCTGGGGAGGCTCATCGGCCGAGATATTCGCCAAGTAGAGCCAGGAGCGGAGATTATCAATGTGCTGGAAAAGAAGATTCCAGTATTCCAGGAAAAACAGTATATTAAAACGCTGGATAAGTACGTTTCTGCCAGAATTTATCCGCTGGAGAGGGGGAGCGAGTTTCTGGGTGTGGTGTCTATTTTTCAGGACACCACCGTGGAAGTAAAATTGGGAGAGGCAGTTGCTAAAGCCAATGAAATCGCTTTAAACTATCAACGGCAGGCAGAGGCCCAAGAACAGATGTCACGGCTGGAAATCATCGGCAAAAGTCCCGCCTTTATGAAAACCGTATCTCAGGCTCTTATTGTGGCCAAGACAGAGGCTTCTGTGTTGATTAAGGGAGAAAACGGCGCAGGAAAAGAGATGATTGCTAAAATTATTCACGAGAACAGCGGGAGAAAGACCAAGCCGATGATTCTGGTCAACTGTGCGGCTATCCCGGAGAACCTCATCGAAAGCGAACTGTTTGGTTACGAAGAAGGCTCTTTTACAGGAGCTAAAGCCGGAGGTAAGATGGGCAAGTTTGAGCTGGCCAACGGCGGAACTTTATTTCTGGACGAGATTGGGGACATGCCCATGGCCATGCAGGCCAAGCTGCTGCGGGTACTACAGGCGGGAGAAATTGAAAAGATTGGCCGCCAGCGGAACATCCCGGTAAATGTGCGGTTGATTGCCGCCACCAATCAACCCTTAGAGCAGATGATTCAAGAAAAAACCTTTCGTCAGGATTTGTATTTTCGCCTAAATATTGTGGAGATTGATGTGCCGTCCTTAAAGGAGCGGCGGGAGGATATCGGTCTCTTGGCTAACCACTTTCTACAGGTATACAACCGACGATATGAAAAAAAGCTGACTTTTTCTCATGAAGTCTTGACCTTTCTTCATACCTACAGTTGGCCGGGAAACGTACGTGAATTGAAGAACTGCATGGAATATGCGGTTATTATGTGCAGTGGAGAGCTGTTCGGTATCAGCCATCTGCCGCCTCACATGAAGCAGCTTGTGGGGAGCGAAGAAGCTGCCGGGGCTGAGGTAATGGAGCTTGCTGGTGCATCTGTTCAGCCCGTCGGTCAGAGCTATCAGGGAGGTCCTTTGCGAGAAGCACTAGGGGCCTTGGAGAAAAAGATTCTTATAGAGGCTATCGCTCAGAATCGGGGAAGCAAGGTTCGGGCTATGAAGGAATTAGAGGTTAGCAAGCGGACTTTTTATAGAAAATTAAAAGAGTATGGAATCAATGGTAGCGAAAAAGACACTTAA
- a CDS encoding RNA polymerase sigma factor encodes MNEDQQLISLIRDNPQEGLSKAIELYGGTLKWIIIKILGNSSPQDVEECMSDVFVKLWQNIDSFKIERKVPLKSYLFGITRYTAIDYSRKNSTQMEFIPIEESEIGVSIDFTDELTKEHNCQILQEAIDELPEPDKKIFIHRYYLHQQINAIASRLSLSPKTVENKLYRGKQKLRQSLIERGIVL; translated from the coding sequence ATGAATGAAGATCAGCAGTTGATTTCACTTATCCGAGACAATCCCCAAGAGGGGTTGTCTAAAGCAATTGAGTTATACGGGGGAACTTTAAAATGGATTATCATAAAAATCCTCGGCAATTCCAGTCCCCAGGACGTGGAAGAATGTATGTCGGACGTCTTTGTCAAGCTATGGCAAAATATTGACTCTTTTAAAATAGAAAGAAAGGTACCCTTAAAAAGTTATTTGTTCGGCATAACCAGGTATACAGCCATCGACTATAGCAGAAAGAATAGCACTCAGATGGAATTTATACCCATTGAAGAAAGCGAGATCGGCGTATCCATTGACTTTACCGACGAATTAACCAAGGAACATAACTGTCAGATTCTCCAGGAAGCCATCGACGAACTGCCAGAGCCAGACAAAAAAATATTTATTCACCGCTACTACCTTCACCAACAGATCAATGCCATTGCTTCGCGGCTTTCTCTCAGCCCTAAAACAGTGGAAAATAAATTGTATCGCGGTAAACAGAAGCTGCGTCAATCGTTAATCGAAAGGGGAATTGTTCTATGA